One window of uncultured Methanoregula sp. genomic DNA carries:
- a CDS encoding PQQ-binding-like beta-propeller repeat protein translates to MVKPKHTPFREISGQRFSNPCPGHLFFLTLFLIVSLLFVSIVPASAEDAQFRANPEHTGVYGNGGIETGNTELWRFATGAGVYSAPTVANGIVYVGSEDKNLYAIDIATGKEKWRFTTGEHVFASPTVAEGIVYVGSEDKNLYAIEVATGKEKWRFAMGGWVYSSPAVVNGIVYAGNAHDSLYNPKGTNGSLHAIDAVTGKEKWRFLTGSYVDQSPAVANGIVYVTSGDENLYAIDAATGKERWRTSDGDWVYSSPAVANGIVYVGNADKRLYAIDAVTGKEKWRFLTGDQVVASPAVVNGIVYIGSWDKNLYAIDAMTGKEKWRFATGDKVESSPAVANGIVYVGSDDKNLYAIDAVTGKERWRFATGDKVESSPAVANGIVYVGSDDKNLYAVGANLSSLTTIPTTILATGAGRPTSRATTATAKTSVPVQRTTQPAPLQYALPMSIVVAAGIAILKRH, encoded by the coding sequence ATGGTCAAACCAAAACACACCCCATTCCGGGAGATCTCTGGACAACGATTCAGCAATCCTTGTCCAGGGCATCTCTTTTTTTTAACATTATTCCTGATCGTTTCTCTTTTGTTTGTTTCCATTGTTCCCGCATCAGCTGAAGATGCGCAGTTCCGGGCCAATCCGGAGCATACCGGAGTTTATGGTAACGGGGGTATTGAAACGGGGAATACTGAACTATGGCGGTTCGCCACGGGAGCTGGCGTGTATTCAGCCCCGACAGTCGCAAACGGCATTGTCTATGTCGGGAGCGAGGACAAGAACCTGTATGCGATCGATATTGCAACGGGAAAAGAGAAGTGGAGGTTTACAACAGGAGAGCACGTGTTTGCGTCCCCGACCGTGGCGGAGGGGATTGTCTATGTCGGAAGTGAAGATAAGAACCTCTATGCGATCGAGGTTGCAACGGGGAAAGAGAAGTGGAGGTTCGCTATGGGAGGCTGGGTGTATTCGTCCCCGGCTGTGGTGAACGGCATTGTCTATGCGGGTAACGCCCATGATAGCCTGTACAATCCCAAGGGTACAAACGGAAGCCTGCACGCGATCGATGCAGTGACAGGAAAAGAGAAATGGAGGTTCCTTACGGGAAGTTACGTGGATCAATCCCCGGCAGTGGCGAATGGCATCGTCTATGTCACGAGTGGCGATGAAAACCTCTATGCGATCGATGCTGCGACGGGAAAAGAGAGGTGGCGGACCTCGGATGGAGACTGGGTGTATTCATCCCCGGCAGTGGCAAACGGGATTGTCTATGTCGGGAATGCCGATAAACGCCTTTATGCAATCGATGCAGTGACAGGAAAAGAGAAATGGAGGTTTCTTACGGGAGACCAGGTGGTTGCATCCCCGGCAGTGGTGAACGGTATTGTCTATATCGGAAGCTGGGATAAAAACCTATATGCGATCGATGCCATGACGGGGAAAGAGAAGTGGAGGTTCGCTACGGGCGATAAAGTGGAGTCATCCCCGGCAGTGGCAAACGGGATTGTCTATGTCGGGAGTGATGATAAGAACCTGTACGCAATCGATGCCGTGACGGGGAAAGAGAGGTGGAGGTTCGCTACGGGCGATAAAGTGGAGTCATCCCCGGCAGTAGCAAACGGGATTGTCTATGTCGGGAGTGATGATAAGAACCTGTATGCGGTTGGAGCGAACTTATCATCGCTGACAACCATTCCAACAACTATCCTGGCCACTGGTGCAGGAAGACCGACGTCCCGGGCAACAACCGCAACCGCCAAAACAAGCGTCCCGGTCCAGCGGACGACCCAACCTGCCCCGCTTCAGTACGCTCTGCCCATGTCGATCGTCGTGGCAGCGGGAATTGCAATCCTGAAGAGACATTGA
- a CDS encoding YIP1 family protein codes for MTAGDSLPARIRQFVTEPDAFFGQLAASPARFRGPLVIVLAAGLCSAITTWLLAGWMMPAFATAYSASGHSDGFVSAVTGLTIIFAPLCALAGPVAILLGAAAGFYILAGFVSKAGSFPHVVSAVGWGMVPLAIYEAVRIPLLLAYLPGMSLTISPELFTLYKSSPFAFSSGSAALAGMFTYNQVFYTVAVANAILHVLAYLVCAWFWVPAVRHTCAVSNRHALLIVLVPLLLFLVLSFGPSLISSTHCL; via the coding sequence ATGACAGCGGGGGATTCTCTTCCGGCACGGATCCGCCAGTTCGTTACTGAGCCGGATGCATTCTTTGGGCAGCTGGCAGCATCGCCGGCCCGGTTCCGTGGGCCCCTGGTTATTGTGCTCGCAGCCGGCCTCTGCAGCGCTATCACGACCTGGCTCCTCGCAGGCTGGATGATGCCGGCCTTTGCTACGGCATATTCCGCGTCCGGGCATTCGGACGGGTTCGTTTCAGCCGTGACCGGTCTCACCATTATTTTTGCCCCGCTATGCGCCCTGGCAGGTCCCGTTGCTATCCTTCTCGGGGCGGCAGCCGGCTTCTATATCCTTGCCGGTTTTGTCTCAAAGGCCGGCAGCTTCCCCCACGTAGTATCGGCTGTCGGGTGGGGCATGGTCCCCCTTGCAATCTATGAGGCGGTGCGTATTCCCCTCCTCCTGGCGTACCTTCCCGGCATGAGCCTCACAATCTCCCCGGAGCTTTTCACGCTTTACAAGAGCTCCCCGTTTGCTTTCTCCTCGGGCAGTGCGGCTCTGGCAGGCATGTTCACTTACAACCAGGTATTCTACACTGTTGCAGTTGCAAATGCCATCCTTCACGTGCTGGCCTATCTTGTTTGTGCGTGGTTCTGGGTTCCGGCAGTCAGGCATACCTGCGCAGTCTCGAACCGTCACGCCCTCCTGATAGTGCTCGTTCCGCTGCTCCTGTTCCTTGTCCTGTCGTTCGGCCCCTCACTCATCAGCAGCACTCATTGCCTGTAA
- a CDS encoding DUF4013 domain-containing protein, with amino-acid sequence MDYGALLSESVEYTREALVGNWITSLIIILCYLPFALARFVCDPKKILADGTIHWELIPWPELIVLIIAGFLLLILLFGYTVRLYRGISPPVFDNWGSLYLDGIKLLIVNILWFIPFVLLSFVLLVLLFPLVFLIGPDSIALWVGCMLAVLLVAFVPLIIAFLYSTLGSVHYARTGSIREGIRFTAINRMIRAIGWGTYILAMFILLVAVIFFGIVQSVLAHIPVAGWVIQLVLSPIILIFTARYISRVYDHGIPQETAGDIIGEGRQQVDAAL; translated from the coding sequence ATGGATTACGGAGCACTCCTTTCGGAATCAGTCGAATACACGAGAGAGGCACTTGTAGGGAACTGGATCACATCGCTGATTATTATCCTGTGTTACCTGCCTTTTGCCCTTGCCAGGTTTGTATGCGATCCGAAAAAAATTCTTGCGGATGGAACTATCCACTGGGAACTCATCCCATGGCCCGAGCTCATCGTGCTTATCATTGCAGGATTCCTGCTCCTGATTCTCCTGTTCGGCTACACGGTCAGGCTCTACCGCGGTATATCGCCACCGGTGTTCGATAACTGGGGTTCACTCTATCTTGACGGAATCAAGCTCCTGATCGTCAACATACTCTGGTTTATCCCGTTCGTACTCTTAAGTTTCGTCCTCCTTGTCCTCCTTTTCCCTCTTGTTTTTCTTATCGGACCCGATTCAATCGCCCTGTGGGTTGGATGTATGCTCGCAGTCCTCCTTGTTGCATTCGTGCCACTGATCATAGCCTTCCTCTACAGCACTCTTGGCAGTGTTCACTATGCCCGCACCGGCAGTATCCGGGAAGGGATCCGGTTCACCGCAATAAACCGCATGATACGGGCTATTGGCTGGGGAACGTATATCCTGGCCATGTTCATCCTGCTGGTGGCTGTAATTTTCTTTGGGATTGTCCAGTCGGTACTTGCACACATCCCTGTTGCGGGGTGGGTGATCCAGCTGGTTCTTTCCCCAATCATTTTGATTTTCACTGCCCGGTATATCTCCCGGGTCTATGACCACGGCATCCCGCAGGAAACGGCAGGGGATATCATTGGGGAAGGCCGGCAACAGGTGGATGCTGCTTTATGA
- a CDS encoding PAS domain S-box protein gives MHPIWNVDDEPGLPEAGKWFLERERQFHAGPSTRAGLFFLASAPSDTVIAGSSRQLHEAGEGKKAGEVPRQKETQFLKTPECPADGILVVDNQRNVLQVSPGFAGIWKIPPHLMELGNDRELVNFVLDQVADPEAFLEKVEQLYQSDAVDTDTIALRDSRVIERYSFPMIMDGTRIGRVWSFHNIIGKKRAEDALRESEQKFRGIFDMINDGIHIHEIAPDGTPGKFIEVNEVACRMLQYTRNEMLEHGPLDFVNGYHSRPFDEIIRELSTNGHAIFETEHMRKDGLHIPVEINTHVVSLQGRRVMVSVVRDITLRRQAEEALKEIEEQQRIILDAAQVGIVLVDATSHTVIRANPKALELIGASECDITGNVCHNFICPAEQGKCPVTDLGQEVHSSERVLLKRNGTRVPIIKTVVSTKIGNRNVLVESFLDITDRKNTENALKESEERFRMLLQDVPSVAVQGYRMDGTTHYWNKASENLYGYTAEEAVGKNLLDLIIPPEMRDGVTQAIASMAETGIPLPAAELSLMKKDGSRVAVFSSHAIVRGSSGGMEMFCIDIDLTGRKQVEEALGKANRKLNLLSSITRHDINNQLTVLQGYLTLLEMKQPDKSFSGIFTNIKTAAQRITAMIQFTREYEGVGVNAPVWHDCRTLVDTAARQARLGRVSVNNDLPPGTEVLADPLIVKVCFNLIDNAVRYGRKITTIRFFVVERDGDFVIVCEDDGDGISQKEKNQIFMRGYGRNTGLGLSLSQEILEITGITIRETGEPGKGARFEMRVPDGSYRINPGKSTGQTS, from the coding sequence TTGCATCCCATTTGGAATGTCGATGATGAGCCTGGCCTTCCTGAGGCGGGCAAATGGTTCCTGGAGCGGGAACGGCAGTTTCATGCTGGCCCCAGCACCCGTGCCGGACTTTTTTTCCTCGCATCGGCACCATCAGATACGGTCATTGCCGGATCCTCCCGACAGCTCCATGAGGCGGGAGAAGGAAAAAAGGCCGGGGAGGTACCCCGGCAGAAAGAGACGCAATTTTTAAAGACTCCTGAATGCCCCGCTGATGGCATCCTTGTCGTGGACAACCAGAGGAATGTGTTGCAGGTCAGCCCTGGCTTTGCCGGGATCTGGAAGATTCCCCCGCACCTCATGGAGCTTGGCAACGACCGGGAACTGGTGAATTTCGTGCTGGACCAGGTAGCTGATCCCGAAGCGTTTTTGGAAAAAGTGGAGCAGCTCTACCAGTCGGATGCCGTGGACACGGACACGATCGCGTTGCGGGACAGCCGGGTAATCGAACGGTATTCGTTCCCGATGATCATGGATGGTACCCGGATCGGCCGGGTGTGGTCCTTCCACAACATTATCGGGAAAAAACGGGCAGAAGATGCGCTGCGGGAGAGCGAGCAGAAGTTTCGCGGCATCTTCGACATGATAAATGACGGGATCCACATCCACGAGATTGCACCGGACGGAACACCGGGGAAATTCATTGAAGTCAACGAAGTTGCCTGCCGGATGCTCCAGTATACCCGGAACGAGATGCTGGAGCACGGGCCCCTTGATTTTGTTAATGGATACCACAGCCGGCCTTTCGATGAGATCATCCGGGAGCTATCCACGAACGGCCATGCCATCTTCGAGACAGAACATATGAGAAAGGATGGCCTGCATATTCCGGTTGAGATCAATACCCACGTGGTCAGCCTCCAGGGGAGGCGGGTGATGGTATCCGTGGTCCGGGACATCACCCTGCGCAGGCAGGCAGAGGAGGCCCTCAAGGAGATCGAGGAGCAGCAGAGAATCATCCTGGATGCGGCACAGGTCGGCATTGTTCTTGTGGATGCCACATCGCATACCGTTATCCGGGCAAATCCGAAAGCACTGGAACTCATCGGAGCGTCAGAATGTGATATTACCGGTAATGTCTGCCACAATTTCATCTGCCCGGCAGAACAGGGGAAATGCCCGGTTACGGATCTTGGCCAGGAAGTGCATTCCTCCGAACGAGTCCTCCTGAAAAGGAATGGCACACGGGTGCCGATTATCAAAACCGTTGTTTCAACGAAGATCGGAAACCGGAACGTCCTGGTGGAATCCTTCCTGGACATAACCGATCGTAAAAATACGGAGAATGCCCTTAAGGAGAGCGAGGAGCGGTTCCGCATGCTGCTCCAGGATGTTCCTTCGGTGGCTGTCCAGGGGTACCGCATGGATGGCACAACCCATTACTGGAATAAAGCATCCGAGAACCTGTATGGCTACACCGCGGAAGAGGCAGTGGGGAAGAACCTTCTCGATCTTATTATCCCTCCGGAAATGCGGGATGGTGTTACCCAAGCGATAGCGTCGATGGCAGAGACCGGGATTCCCCTCCCGGCGGCAGAACTCTCCCTCATGAAGAAGGACGGCTCCCGGGTCGCGGTATTTTCCAGCCATGCCATCGTCAGAGGATCCTCGGGCGGCATGGAGATGTTCTGTATAGATATCGACCTTACCGGGCGCAAACAGGTTGAAGAAGCCCTGGGGAAGGCAAACCGCAAGCTCAACCTGCTCTCCAGTATCACGCGTCACGATATCAACAACCAGCTCACCGTGCTGCAGGGGTACCTTACCCTCCTGGAAATGAAGCAGCCGGATAAATCCTTCAGCGGGATTTTTACCAATATCAAAACCGCGGCCCAGCGTATTACGGCCATGATCCAGTTCACCCGGGAATACGAGGGGGTCGGGGTGAATGCTCCCGTATGGCATGACTGCCGCACGCTCGTGGACACTGCCGCACGGCAGGCCCGTCTTGGCAGGGTCAGCGTGAACAACGATCTCCCCCCTGGTACCGAAGTGCTTGCCGATCCCCTGATCGTCAAGGTCTGTTTCAACCTGATCGACAATGCGGTCCGGTACGGCAGGAAGATCACGACCATCCGGTTCTTTGTTGTGGAACGGGATGGGGATTTTGTTATCGTATGCGAGGACGATGGCGATGGTATTTCCCAGAAAGAGAAGAACCAGATCTTCATGCGAGGATATGGCAGGAATACCGGGCTTGGCTTATCCCTTTCGCAGGAGATCCTTGAGATCACCGGTATCACGATCCGCGAGACCGGCGAACCTGGAAAAGGAGCACGGTTCGAGATGAGGGTACCGGACGGCTCCTATCGCATCAACCCCGGTAAAAGCACCGGGCAGACCAGCTGA
- a CDS encoding ScpA family protein produces MPANNPHGTGDLPEQNPPAGDEPAPVGSADGPVPVPASVPEPAPEAITRGPLEDPVEILVGLAERGEIDPWNIDIIEVTDRFLSELDRRRELNLQLSGRTLFYAATLLRMKSELLTVPEPSEDVDEGDGEDLFGEDFGEGVSEDIDYRGRLGPMERLEHEIQRRLDRKNMRKSPTTLFELITELKNIEKEERRRRRLASGGSSDDDSLIDADDVVSIAHEEGFQESSMIRLAEYLGGLEIDEEMTLAELCRQLDWGIPEVFIPLLFLALDGRCALRQDEFYGDIWVQICRVEEVESPPGSMSE; encoded by the coding sequence ATGCCCGCGAATAATCCGCACGGGACTGGCGACCTGCCGGAGCAGAACCCGCCAGCGGGAGACGAACCGGCACCGGTTGGATCCGCGGACGGGCCGGTGCCTGTCCCCGCCTCCGTGCCCGAACCGGCCCCGGAAGCCATAACCAGGGGACCGCTCGAAGACCCGGTCGAGATCCTCGTGGGCCTTGCGGAACGCGGGGAGATCGATCCCTGGAATATCGACATCATCGAGGTTACCGACCGCTTCCTCTCGGAACTTGACCGGCGGCGTGAACTCAACCTCCAGCTCTCGGGGAGGACACTCTTTTACGCTGCTACCCTCCTGCGGATGAAGTCCGAGCTCCTGACGGTTCCGGAACCCTCTGAAGATGTGGATGAGGGAGACGGGGAGGACCTGTTCGGCGAGGACTTTGGCGAAGGGGTGTCAGAGGATATCGATTACCGGGGCCGGCTTGGTCCCATGGAACGGCTCGAGCACGAGATCCAGCGCCGCCTTGACCGGAAGAACATGCGAAAGAGTCCAACCACCCTCTTCGAACTGATCACCGAGCTCAAGAACATCGAGAAAGAGGAACGCCGCAGGAGAAGACTTGCCTCGGGCGGGAGCTCCGACGATGACTCCCTTATCGATGCCGACGACGTGGTCAGCATCGCCCACGAGGAAGGATTCCAGGAATCGTCCATGATCCGTCTGGCGGAGTATCTTGGGGGACTGGAGATCGATGAAGAGATGACCCTTGCGGAGTTGTGCAGACAGCTGGACTGGGGCATCCCGGAAGTCTTCATCCCGCTCCTCTTCCTTGCCCTCGACGGGCGCTGTGCCCTGCGGCAGGACGAGTTTTACGGGGATATCTGGGTGCAGATCTGCCGGGTGGAAGAGGTGGAATCCCCCCCTGGGTCCATGTCCGAGTAA
- the smc gene encoding chromosome segregation protein SMC, protein MHITELEIDNFKSFSKKTKIPFLEGFTVISGPNGSGKSNIIDSVLFVLALSSSRNLRAEKLTDLINLNSGKNTAEVSLAFSDGTKIRRRIKRTGNGYYSYNYLNERLCKQSDIVEHLAKHGIKPHGYNVVMQGDVTRIMEMSDFERRKIIDEIAGVSEFDTKKSQSLAELDLVRERIEREELLLLELGRRANELKRERTQALEYQKWQKDLAYFQNCRSAAQLNEREKELASLRRSMEDHMIQVTRIASDRSIEENELSYLQADLKDIDELINKKSGSDYLKLIAELEEAKSGIKLAEQTILRLRKEKETNLEAINRIYMDTKRSETRVAECTDQIRSLTIDRTNIAMEVATAKALAEKIETEIRTHSVDTEGARERLFALLKEIEEKKGQRSGILHQQDMFIERSRMRTGELERLTGLLRQLDEEYTAKQAQLADSQKSTTDLAAQKKELDRNLSELESSLFAQRSSLERLRAEMKEYEQDAIRLEAAQQARGESGGKALEAVMGMEGVHGTIADLGKAPKEYSVALNVAAGNKLQFAVCDNDQIAADAIRYLKEERLGRVTFLPLNKLKPPSLPPLKEPGVVDYAVNLLEYDPKYDRAFAVALGGTVVVDTLERARKLIGKYRMVTMDGELLEKSGAITGGSVRKQTVRGFGAAVDDEIMRLRSRLGELSGQAATLDAGIKRLTEEVDAKRALRNEIDQNVARVGMFAEEFARRFEAITVEKQTIESAVARQQEETRNGAAELTALEADLDGITAIIGTLNAEIDEIKKRLDDTNIPALTEQLEKKRKEIEESERRLRNKDADINDAQRERQHFNARIAELGEERTRQDERNRQLDETIGTSGEQITAHKVQIAALEERQKEFSGELDELRSKRSEVSGHIHDSELRLMKFDAEKERISAMLVALEERTKVLALEIDMLRQQVGEMDTTLPLSEIEGKIAEADGALRKIGAVNMLAIEEFEKVERQVTERTERKETLSTERETLIERIQQFEQMKYQAFATAFKAIDTNFREIFARLTSGSGNLVLENEEDPFTGGMTFAVKPRDKKVHLLNSLSGGEKSLTTLAFIFSIQRYIPAPFYAFDEVDMSLDGANVERISSMVTELAPSSQFVIVSLRKPMIEAAERIMGVTLRPDKSTLVTGVKAHARE, encoded by the coding sequence TTGCATATCACCGAACTGGAGATCGATAATTTCAAGTCTTTTTCAAAAAAGACAAAAATTCCCTTTTTAGAGGGCTTTACCGTCATTTCCGGGCCCAACGGATCCGGCAAGAGCAATATCATCGATTCCGTTCTTTTTGTCCTTGCCCTCTCGAGCTCCCGCAATCTCCGGGCGGAGAAGCTCACTGACCTCATCAACCTGAATTCCGGGAAGAACACTGCCGAAGTCTCCCTGGCATTTTCCGATGGCACGAAGATCCGCCGGAGGATCAAGCGGACCGGCAACGGCTACTACAGCTATAACTACCTCAACGAACGGCTCTGCAAGCAGAGCGATATCGTGGAACACCTGGCAAAACACGGTATCAAGCCGCACGGCTACAATGTCGTGATGCAGGGCGATGTCACCCGGATCATGGAGATGAGCGACTTCGAGCGCCGGAAGATCATCGATGAGATTGCCGGGGTCTCGGAGTTCGATACCAAGAAGTCACAGTCTCTGGCGGAACTGGACCTGGTGCGGGAGCGCATCGAGCGCGAGGAACTTTTGCTCCTGGAACTGGGCCGGAGGGCAAACGAGCTCAAGCGCGAGCGGACGCAGGCCCTCGAATACCAGAAATGGCAAAAGGATCTCGCGTACTTCCAGAACTGCCGGTCCGCAGCCCAGCTCAACGAACGGGAGAAGGAGCTTGCCTCGCTCCGGCGTTCCATGGAGGACCACATGATCCAGGTGACCCGGATCGCCTCCGACCGGAGCATCGAGGAGAACGAGCTTTCCTATCTCCAGGCGGATCTCAAGGACATCGACGAGCTGATCAACAAGAAGAGCGGGTCGGACTACCTCAAGCTGATAGCGGAACTCGAAGAAGCGAAGAGCGGGATCAAGCTTGCCGAGCAGACCATCCTGCGCCTCCGCAAGGAGAAGGAAACCAACCTGGAGGCCATCAACCGGATCTACATGGACACGAAACGGTCGGAGACCCGGGTGGCCGAATGCACCGACCAGATCCGCTCGCTCACCATAGACCGGACCAATATCGCCATGGAAGTGGCGACCGCAAAGGCCCTTGCCGAGAAGATCGAGACCGAGATCAGGACCCACAGCGTGGACACGGAAGGCGCCCGCGAACGCCTGTTCGCCCTTCTCAAGGAGATCGAGGAGAAAAAAGGGCAGCGCTCGGGCATCCTCCACCAGCAGGACATGTTCATCGAGAGGAGCCGGATGCGGACCGGGGAGCTCGAACGCCTCACCGGTCTCCTCCGGCAGCTCGATGAGGAATACACTGCCAAACAGGCCCAGCTCGCTGACAGTCAGAAGAGTACAACCGATCTTGCAGCCCAGAAAAAGGAGCTTGACCGCAACCTCTCCGAGCTCGAAAGCTCGCTCTTTGCCCAGCGCTCCTCCCTAGAACGCCTCCGGGCCGAGATGAAGGAGTACGAGCAGGACGCGATCCGGCTCGAGGCTGCCCAGCAGGCCCGGGGGGAGTCGGGAGGAAAAGCCCTTGAAGCAGTCATGGGCATGGAAGGCGTCCACGGTACGATTGCCGACCTGGGAAAGGCCCCGAAGGAATACTCCGTTGCCCTCAACGTGGCGGCCGGCAACAAGCTCCAGTTCGCGGTCTGCGACAATGACCAGATCGCCGCTGACGCGATCCGGTATCTCAAGGAAGAACGGCTCGGCCGGGTCACGTTCCTCCCGCTCAACAAGCTCAAACCCCCCTCCCTCCCGCCACTGAAAGAGCCGGGAGTTGTCGATTACGCGGTGAACCTGCTGGAGTACGACCCGAAGTACGACCGGGCATTTGCTGTTGCACTCGGCGGGACCGTAGTCGTCGACACCCTTGAACGGGCGCGGAAGCTGATCGGGAAATACCGCATGGTGACCATGGATGGCGAACTGCTTGAAAAGAGCGGGGCCATCACCGGTGGTTCAGTCCGGAAACAGACGGTCCGGGGTTTCGGGGCTGCCGTGGACGACGAGATCATGCGCCTGCGGTCCCGGCTCGGGGAACTCTCGGGTCAGGCTGCCACGCTCGATGCCGGTATCAAGCGCCTCACGGAAGAGGTGGATGCAAAGCGTGCATTACGGAACGAGATCGACCAGAACGTGGCCCGGGTCGGGATGTTCGCCGAGGAATTTGCCCGGCGGTTCGAGGCGATCACGGTCGAGAAACAGACCATCGAGTCTGCAGTTGCCCGCCAGCAGGAGGAGACAAGGAATGGCGCTGCCGAGCTGACAGCACTTGAAGCTGATCTCGATGGCATCACTGCTATCATCGGCACGCTGAACGCCGAGATTGACGAGATCAAAAAGCGCCTCGATGATACCAACATACCCGCCCTCACTGAGCAGCTTGAAAAGAAACGCAAGGAGATCGAGGAATCCGAACGCCGGCTCCGCAACAAGGACGCGGACATTAACGATGCCCAGCGGGAGCGGCAGCACTTCAATGCAAGGATTGCCGAACTCGGGGAGGAGCGGACCCGGCAGGACGAGCGCAACCGGCAGCTTGACGAGACTATCGGAACCTCCGGCGAGCAGATCACTGCCCACAAGGTGCAGATCGCTGCCCTTGAGGAGCGCCAGAAGGAGTTCTCGGGCGAGCTCGACGAACTGCGCTCGAAACGCTCCGAAGTATCCGGGCATATCCATGATTCCGAGCTTCGGCTGATGAAGTTCGATGCCGAGAAGGAGCGCATCAGCGCCATGCTCGTTGCCCTTGAGGAGCGGACAAAGGTCCTCGCCCTTGAGATCGATATGCTCCGCCAGCAGGTCGGGGAGATGGACACGACCCTGCCCCTGTCCGAGATCGAGGGCAAGATTGCCGAAGCCGATGGTGCCCTCCGGAAGATCGGGGCCGTGAACATGCTCGCCATCGAGGAGTTCGAGAAAGTCGAGCGGCAGGTGACGGAGCGGACGGAGCGCAAGGAGACGCTGTCGACCGAACGGGAGACCCTGATCGAGCGGATCCAGCAGTTCGAGCAGATGAAGTACCAGGCATTCGCCACCGCGTTCAAGGCAATCGATACGAATTTCCGGGAGATCTTTGCCCGGCTGACAAGCGGGAGCGGGAACCTTGTTCTCGAGAACGAGGAGGATCCGTTCACGGGAGGAATGACATTTGCCGTCAAGCCCCGGGACAAGAAAGTTCACCTCCTCAACTCCCTATCCGGTGGCGAAAAATCGCTCACCACCCTTGCTTTCATCTTCTCGATCCAGCGCTACATCCCGGCGCCGTTCTATGCCTTCGATGAAGTGGACATGTCGCTCGATGGTGCCAATGTGGAGCGGATCTCCTCGATGGTAACGGAACTCGCGCCCAGCTCCCAGTTCGTCATCGTCTCTCTCAGGAAACCGATGATCGAGGCTGCGGAACGGATCATGGGTGTAACCCTGCGGCCGGACAAGAGCACGCTGGTTACCGGGGTAAAGGCCCATGCCCGCGAATAA
- the glyA gene encoding serine hydroxymethyltransferase, protein MSYLSKTDPAIADIIEKERLRQVNGLELIASENVVSHAVLEAMGSIMTNKYAEGYPGKRYYGGCEFHDMAENLARDRLKQLFGAEHANVQPHSGTQANMAVYFAYMKLGEKILSMRLNQGGHLSHGSPVSFTGKFYQVAQYGLDPKTEMLDYGAVEEMAKKEKPQIIVCGASAYPRTIDFKAFQEIADGVGAYCMADIAHIAGLVATGFHPNSVGVVNFTTTTTHKTLRGPRGGAIMCNNEYAQAIDKAVFPGMQGGPLMHTITAKAVCFEEALKPSFKEYNRQIIKNAKVLAETLMANGLRLVSGGTDNHLMLLDLTEQGITGLEAENALGKAGITVNKNTIPNETKSPFVTSGLRVGTPAVTSRGMKETEMRLIGTWIAQVVKDVTNEAAIKDVHAKVEALSSKFTLYPE, encoded by the coding sequence ATGTCGTATCTGTCAAAAACGGATCCAGCAATTGCAGATATCATCGAAAAAGAGAGGCTCCGGCAGGTTAACGGCCTGGAGCTGATCGCTTCCGAGAACGTAGTTTCCCATGCAGTACTCGAAGCCATGGGATCGATCATGACCAACAAGTATGCCGAGGGCTACCCCGGCAAGCGGTACTATGGCGGATGCGAATTCCACGATATGGCCGAGAACCTTGCCCGTGACCGGCTCAAGCAGCTCTTCGGGGCAGAGCACGCGAACGTCCAGCCCCACTCAGGCACCCAGGCAAACATGGCGGTTTATTTTGCGTACATGAAGCTGGGAGAGAAGATCCTGAGCATGCGCCTCAACCAGGGCGGACACCTGTCCCACGGCTCACCGGTCAGTTTCACCGGGAAGTTCTACCAGGTGGCACAATACGGCCTCGACCCCAAGACCGAGATGCTCGATTACGGTGCAGTCGAGGAGATGGCAAAGAAAGAGAAGCCGCAGATCATTGTCTGCGGTGCTTCCGCCTACCCCCGCACCATCGACTTCAAGGCATTCCAGGAGATTGCTGACGGTGTCGGTGCGTACTGTATGGCAGACATCGCCCACATCGCGGGCCTTGTCGCCACCGGCTTCCACCCGAACTCGGTCGGCGTGGTCAACTTCACTACCACCACCACCCACAAGACCCTCCGCGGACCCCGTGGCGGCGCCATCATGTGCAACAACGAATATGCACAGGCAATCGACAAGGCGGTCTTCCCCGGCATGCAGGGCGGCCCCCTGATGCACACGATCACCGCGAAGGCCGTCTGTTTCGAGGAGGCGCTCAAGCCCTCCTTCAAGGAATACAACCGGCAGATCATCAAGAATGCAAAAGTCCTTGCCGAGACCCTGATGGCTAACGGCCTCCGGCTTGTCTCGGGCGGCACGGACAACCACCTCATGCTTCTCGACCTCACGGAACAGGGCATTACCGGCCTCGAGGCAGAGAACGCGCTCGGCAAAGCGGGCATCACGGTGAACAAGAACACCATCCCGAACGAGACCAAGAGCCCGTTTGTCACGAGCGGCCTGCGCGTCGGTACTCCCGCTGTCACCTCACGGGGCATGAAAGAGACCGAGATGCGCCTGATCGGTACCTGGATCGCCCAGGTGGTCAAGGACGTAACCAACGAAGCTGCGATCAAAGACGTGCACGCCAAAGTAGAGGCGCTCTCGTCCAAGTTCACCCTCTACCCCGAATAA